The following proteins come from a genomic window of Ovis canadensis isolate MfBH-ARS-UI-01 breed Bighorn chromosome 22, ARS-UI_OviCan_v2, whole genome shotgun sequence:
- the WBP1L gene encoding WW domain binding protein 1-like isoform X1, whose translation MARRRLLGGMALLLLQALPGPLSVRAEPPQDKETCVGTNNQSYICDTGHCCGQSQCCSYYYELWWFWLVWTIIIILSCCCVCHHRRAKHRLQAQQRQHEINLIAYREAHNYSALPFYFRFLPNYLLPPYEEVVNRPPTPPPPYSAFQLQQQQQQQQQLPAQCGSAGSSPPGTDPTRGSQGAQSSPLSGPSRSSTRPPSVTDPEPSDVPADPAATKTSGMEPSGSVAGLGEVDPTAFLDKDSECKEELLKEYSSEQGSALPDNKDKTPGRHRRFTGDSGIEVCVCNRGHHDDDLKEFNALIDDALDGPLDFCDSCNVRPPGDEEEGLCQPSEEQAREPGHPHLPRPPACLLLNTINEQDSPNSQSSSSPS comes from the exons gataaggAAACCTGCGTGGGTACCAACAATCAGAGCTACATCTGTGACACAGGACACTGCTGTGGACAGTCTCAGTGCTGCAGCTACTACTATGAACTCTGGT GGTTCTGGCTCGTGTGGACCATCATCATCATCCTGAGCTGCTGCTGTGTCTGCCACCACCGCCGAGCCAAGCATCGACTTCAGGCCCAGCAGCGGCAGCATGAAATCAACCTAATCGCCTACCGGGAAGCCCATAATTACTCAGCGCTGCCATTTTATTTCA GGTTTTTGCCAAACTATTTACTACCTCCTTATGAGGAAGTGGTGAACCGACCTCCAACTCCTCCCCCACCATACAGTGCCTtccagctccagcagcagcagcagcagcagcagcagctgcctgcACAGTGTGGCTCTGCaggcagcagccccccaggcaccGACCCCACCAGGGGCTCCCAGGGGGCTCAGAGCAGCCCCTTGTCCGGGCCCAGCAGAAGTAGCACGCGACCTCCAAGCGTCACTGACCCTGAGCCCTCTGACGTGCCAGCAGACCCAGCAGCCACCAAAACCTCTGGCATGGAGCCCAGCGGCTCTGTGGCTGGCCTGGGGGAGGTGGACCCCACGGCCTTCCTGGACAAGGATTCCGAATGTAAGGAGGAGCTTCTGAAAGAGTACAGCTCCGAGCAGGGCAGTGCCCTCCCTGACAACAAAGACAAGACACCCGGCAGACACCGCCGCTTCACGGGTGACTCAGGCATcgaggtgtgtgtgtgcaaccGGGGCCACCATGACGATGACCTCAAAGAGTTCAATGCGCTCATCGACGATGCTCTGGATGGGCCCCTGGACTTCTGCGACAGCTGCAACGTGCGGCCACCTGGCGACGAGGAGGAAGGTCTCTGCCAGCCCTCCGAGGAGCAGGCCCGGGAGCCCGGGCATCCACACCTGCCAAGGCCGCCTGCCTGCCTACTGCTGAACACCATCAACGAGCAGGACTCCCCAAACTCCCAGAGTAGCAGCTCCCCCAGCTAG
- the WBP1L gene encoding WW domain binding protein 1-like isoform X2: MPFLLGLRQDKETCVGTNNQSYICDTGHCCGQSQCCSYYYELWWFWLVWTIIIILSCCCVCHHRRAKHRLQAQQRQHEINLIAYREAHNYSALPFYFRFLPNYLLPPYEEVVNRPPTPPPPYSAFQLQQQQQQQQQLPAQCGSAGSSPPGTDPTRGSQGAQSSPLSGPSRSSTRPPSVTDPEPSDVPADPAATKTSGMEPSGSVAGLGEVDPTAFLDKDSECKEELLKEYSSEQGSALPDNKDKTPGRHRRFTGDSGIEVCVCNRGHHDDDLKEFNALIDDALDGPLDFCDSCNVRPPGDEEEGLCQPSEEQAREPGHPHLPRPPACLLLNTINEQDSPNSQSSSSPS, translated from the exons gataaggAAACCTGCGTGGGTACCAACAATCAGAGCTACATCTGTGACACAGGACACTGCTGTGGACAGTCTCAGTGCTGCAGCTACTACTATGAACTCTGGT GGTTCTGGCTCGTGTGGACCATCATCATCATCCTGAGCTGCTGCTGTGTCTGCCACCACCGCCGAGCCAAGCATCGACTTCAGGCCCAGCAGCGGCAGCATGAAATCAACCTAATCGCCTACCGGGAAGCCCATAATTACTCAGCGCTGCCATTTTATTTCA GGTTTTTGCCAAACTATTTACTACCTCCTTATGAGGAAGTGGTGAACCGACCTCCAACTCCTCCCCCACCATACAGTGCCTtccagctccagcagcagcagcagcagcagcagcagctgcctgcACAGTGTGGCTCTGCaggcagcagccccccaggcaccGACCCCACCAGGGGCTCCCAGGGGGCTCAGAGCAGCCCCTTGTCCGGGCCCAGCAGAAGTAGCACGCGACCTCCAAGCGTCACTGACCCTGAGCCCTCTGACGTGCCAGCAGACCCAGCAGCCACCAAAACCTCTGGCATGGAGCCCAGCGGCTCTGTGGCTGGCCTGGGGGAGGTGGACCCCACGGCCTTCCTGGACAAGGATTCCGAATGTAAGGAGGAGCTTCTGAAAGAGTACAGCTCCGAGCAGGGCAGTGCCCTCCCTGACAACAAAGACAAGACACCCGGCAGACACCGCCGCTTCACGGGTGACTCAGGCATcgaggtgtgtgtgtgcaaccGGGGCCACCATGACGATGACCTCAAAGAGTTCAATGCGCTCATCGACGATGCTCTGGATGGGCCCCTGGACTTCTGCGACAGCTGCAACGTGCGGCCACCTGGCGACGAGGAGGAAGGTCTCTGCCAGCCCTCCGAGGAGCAGGCCCGGGAGCCCGGGCATCCACACCTGCCAAGGCCGCCTGCCTGCCTACTGCTGAACACCATCAACGAGCAGGACTCCCCAAACTCCCAGAGTAGCAGCTCCCCCAGCTAG